The following are encoded together in the Dyella terrae genome:
- a CDS encoding XrtA/PEP-CTERM system exopolysaccharide export protein, with translation MKVLPLLFAVCVTALLSACATGGGSTEAPKIDPGAQAVSTYLIGVDDQLQVTVWQNQDLSVSVPVRPDGKITVPLIGDVMAGGKTPEEVAAAIKEKLGSYVRDPQVAVILTALRSHEYLSRVRVTGAVRQPVSLPYRQGMTVLDAVLAAGGTTEFAAPDRTELFREGKDGVTTPYAVRLDKVLQKGDLDTNYPVQPGDVVTVPMRSF, from the coding sequence ATGAAAGTACTTCCTCTGTTGTTCGCCGTTTGCGTTACCGCGTTGCTTTCTGCCTGCGCGACAGGCGGTGGCTCAACCGAGGCGCCGAAGATCGATCCGGGCGCACAGGCGGTGTCCACCTATCTGATCGGAGTCGATGACCAGCTGCAGGTGACGGTCTGGCAGAACCAGGACCTGAGCGTGAGCGTGCCGGTGCGACCGGACGGCAAGATCACCGTGCCCTTGATTGGTGACGTGATGGCCGGCGGCAAGACGCCGGAAGAAGTCGCCGCCGCGATCAAGGAAAAGTTGGGCTCGTATGTTCGTGATCCGCAGGTGGCCGTGATCCTCACCGCGCTGCGTAGCCACGAATACCTGTCCCGCGTGCGCGTGACGGGAGCTGTGCGCCAACCGGTATCGCTTCCTTATCGTCAGGGCATGACGGTATTGGATGCCGTGCTGGCAGCGGGTGGTACCACGGAATTCGCGGCGCCTGATCGTACGGAGCTGTTTCGTGAAGGCAAGGATGGCGTAACCACGCCCTATGCCGTGCGCTTAGACAAGGTGCTGCAGAAGGGTGATCTGGACACCAATTACCCGGTGCAACCGGGGGACGTAGTCACTGTGCCGATGCGGTCGTTCTGA